The genome window ATGGGATACAAGTAGAGATATATTAATAAAATCTGGAGATGAAATAATAGAAGCTCTTAAGGATGATTTTGAATTGAAAAATACAGAGGGTAATTTATCAAAGGAGATGTTAAGTTCATCAGTTAGGGTATTTAAGGCTATTTATGATGAAAAGTATGGCGGTTTTGGTAATGCACCAAAATTTCCAAGCCCTCAAAATCTTATGTTTTTAATGAAATACTATAGTATAGAAAAAGATAAAGATGTATTAAAAATGGTAGAAAAAACTTTGGATGGAATGTATAGAGGAGGTTTGTTTGATCATATTGGATTTGGTTTTTCAAGATACTCCACTGATAAAAAATGGCTGGCTCCTCATTTTGAAAAAATGTTATATGACAATGCTATGCTTACTATAGCTTATTTAGATGCGTATAAAATAACAAAGAAAGAGCTGTATAAAGAAATTGCTATAAAAACCATAGATTATGTAATTAGAGAGATGAAGGATAAAGAGGGTGGATTTTATTCAGCTCAGGATGCCGATAGTGAAGGTGAAGAGGGAAAATTTTATACATTTAATCCTCTTGAAATAGTTGAAGTTTTGGGTGAAGAAGATGGAACTTTCTTTAATAATTATTTTGATATAACTAGTAGTGGAAATTTTGAAGGTAAAAGTATTCCTAATCTTATAAAAAATAAAGAATATGAGAGACCTAATGAAAAGATAGCTAATCTTAGTAAAAAGGTATTTGAATATAGAAAAGAAAGAACATCTTTGCATAAAGATGACAAGATACTTACATCATGGAATGCATTGATGGTAGTTGCCTTGGCAAAGGCATATAGCACTTTAAAAAGTGATACGTATTTAGAGTATTCAAATAAGTGTCTTGATTTTATAAATAATAATCTTGTAAATGAGTCAGGTAGATTGTTAGCTCGATATAGAGATGGAAGTTCTGATTATTTAGCTTATTTGGATGATTATGCTTTTTTAATATGGGCGTATATAGAGCTTTATGAGTCAACATTTAATATGAAATATTTAGAAAAGGCGTTAAATTTGAATGAAAGCTGTATCAACCTTTTTTGGGATTATGAAAAAAATGGATTTTATATATATGGTAAAGATAGTGAAAGTTTAATAGCAAGACCAAAAGATTTGTATGATGGAGCTATTCCATCAGGAAATTCTGTTCAACTATACAATCTTATAAGGCTTGCAAAAATTACTGGCGATAATAAACTTGAAGAAATATCATATAAACAATTAAAACTGTATGTAGATAATGTAAAGAGTTCTCCAACAGGGTACAGTTTTTATATGCTTTCATTTATGTTTGAACTTTATTCTACTAAGGAAATTATATGTATTTTGAAAGAAGATTCTGATTTAATTGCATTTAAAGAATTGATAAGTGAAAACTTTATACCGAATACAACTTTTTTAGTAAAGAAATACAATGAAGAAGATACTAAGATAGATTTTTTAAATAACTATAAATTAAAGAATGATAAGACTAGTTATTATGTGTGTCAAAATAATAGTTGTAGTCAACCAATTAATGATTTACAAAAACTAAAAGATATGATTTTGGAAGTAGAATAACCAGAATAGTGGAAAAGGAGGTGTATCAAAATAAAAATTTGAATCATCTCCATTTTTGTAAAAAGACAGAAAAAGAATTCCTAAAAACGCCTAATCTATGTAATAATTTCTATGAATGATTAATAAATCTTAAATTTCTATAGAAAGATTTTGACTTGAAAATACTTGTAATATAATATATAAATTAATATACTAAATAAAATCAATCTGGAGGGATAATTATGAAGTGTACAAACTTCACTTTCAAAGGAGAGGAAGGTTTAGATATATATACATATAAATGGGAGGATGAAAATATAAAAAATCCAAAGGCAGTTGTCCAAATTGCACATGGAATGGCTGAAACTGCACAAAGGTATGAGACTTTTGCTAAGGAGCTTACTAAAAATGGCTATATAGTATATATAAACGACCATAGAGGTCATGGTAAGACTGCAAAGACAGTAGAAAATGTTGGGCATTTAGCTGAGAAAGAAGGTTTTAGATGTCTTGTAGAGGATATGTATGCTTTAACAAATATTATAAAAAAGGAAAACGAAGATTTACCAATTTATCTATTTGGGCATAGCATGGGTTCATTTGCAAGTCAAAGATACATAATGGATTACAGTAATAATTTATCTGGTCTTATACTATGTGGTTCAAATGGAAAGCAAGGAATCATCTTAAATTTTGCTCACATGATAATTAATCGTGAGATTAAAAAGTATGGAAGACATTCTAGAAGTAATAAAATAAATGACTTGATATTTGGTGGAGAAATAATAAAAAGAAATAAAAAGACTAAGTTTGATTGGTTAAGTAGAGATAAAGAACAAGTTGAGAAATATATAAATGACCCATTTTGTGGAGTAGTGTGTAGTTGTGGCTTTTTTTATGATTTAGTTCAAGGATTAAAAGAAATTGAGGATAAAGAAAACTTAAAAAAGGTGCCTCTTGATATACCTATTTACATAATATCTGGAGATAAAGACCCTATAGGAAAAAATGGAAAAGGTGTCTTAAGACTAAGGGATAGATACATAAAGTTAGGAGTAAAAGATGTGGCTTGCAAACTTTACAAAGGTGGAAGACATGAATTATTGAATGAAATAAATAAGGAAGAAGTTTTTGAGGACATAATTTGTTGGCTAAATAATAAAATAGAAAAGAAAGTGCTTCAAAATGATTCTTTGTTATAATGCCATTTATTGCAAAGACAGGTGTTATTATAAATATGTTGTTAACATTAGGTATTGTTATCATTGTATATGGAATTTATTTTATTTCAAGTTTCTTTGAAAGTCTAAATATAGTAAGTGACAGTAAAGAGATAATATAAATATTTAAAAGGTTATTTAATGTGAATCTATTAATTAGGTTGTACTTAAACTTAATTAATAGATTTTATATTTCAAGTCAATGAAATAAGGTTTTAGGTTAAAATATAACTAATGGTTAAATTACATACATTTTGTTAACTTTCCCTCGATTTACTAGTAAATATTTTTTTTTTATACTTAAATTACAACAAATGTACTATGGAGGTATATATATGCAAATTAAAATAGGTAAAGTTATACAAAATCTTAGAAAAGAACGAAGTTTAACTCAAGAACAATTGGCAAAGTTTATAGGCGTGTCAACACCAGCAGTATCTAAGTGGGAGAGTGGAAATTCTTACCCAGATATAGAATTATTACCATTATTAGCAGACTTTTTCAATGTATCTATTGATAAACTTTTAAACTACAAGATTGATTTAAGTGAAGAAGAAGTAACGAAAATTTATAAAGAATTAGAAACAGTTTTTGCTAGAATTGAAATTGATTTATCAACAGAAGAACCAAAAGAAGAATGTAGGAAAGACTTAGAATCTGTGAAAAAACTTTCTAATATGTATATAGAGAAATATCCTAAAAGCTATTTATTAAAGTTAAGGATATGCTCGTTATATCAGATGTATTCATATAAATTTGGTAAGAGTGAACTTAATAACAGAGTAAAAGAAACAACAAATATTCTTGAAGATATAGTAAGAAATACAGATGATATTCAAATAAAAGAGACAGCTCTCATTATATTATCAAATGCATATTGTATGTTGAATGATTATGAAAAGGCAGAGTTGTACTTAAATATGATATATAAGCCAATAGGAGATACAAGTGTCAATTTAGCTATGATATATTTAAAGCAAAATAGACTGGAAGAAGCAGAAGTATTACTTCAAAATAAATTGTTTAGCAATATATTCAATGTAAGCATGGATTGTAAAGGAATAATCAATGTATACAAAAATCAGTATAAGGAATTAAAGAAAAAATTGGAGAATAGAGATTCTAATAAAAAAGCAATAGAGAAAGAAATGGAATATATAAAAAATAAGTTGCTAGGGTATGCAAATCTTTCTTTAGAAATAAAAAAAATGCTCAGTGAAGATAAGGGTGCATTTTTTAGTATATATATGGATTATATGGAATTATCTTTAATTTTTTTATTTTTTAACATGAAAGAAGAAGCAAAAAAGACCTTATGTAGTCTAAAAGAAATATTAGAAAAATATCCTATACATGAAAGTTTGGACGTGAGTCAAATGAGATTTTTTGATAAGGTAGAGTCCAAAAATTTATATACTTTTAATATATATACGAACTTGTTAATTATGTTTAATGATGATAGCTATAATGAGCTTAGAGAAGAAGCAATTTTTAAGGCTATAATTGAAAAGATTTTAGAGATGGAAAAATTATTAAAAGATAAAGAATAAGTAGAAATTTAATATATAACTTAAAGATTAATTAAATTAAAAAGGAGGTGTTTTAAAATAAAAATTTGAATCATCTCTTTCATTATACAAAACTAGAAACCTCAATTGATGAAAGTAGAATAAGATTTGTTATATTTTTATCATTTCAACAATGAAAAAGATGTTTATCTCTATTTTGAGACAGCCCTTTTATGTAATTGTTATGAAATTTTACACATTTCAATAAATAGGAATTATATTTAGAAGCTCATTACATTATTTCTTAAATACTTATTAAATTTATTGTATTCCATTTTAGATAACCTTTCTGGATAAGACATTACAATTAGGTTATGACCATTAAATTTCTCCTGGTATGGTGGATGAATGTGTTCGTAATCATTTTCCCATTTTATTTATGTCTATATCTCATTGACTGAGATATAATTGTTTACATATAACTTAAAATTATTATATTAAGCTTTGATAATTTAAAAACAGCATATTTGTTAAATTTTCTAAGTATAAAAATAATCTTAATACTTTTAGAAGTTACAAAAAAGTTACATAAATTTGGAAAGATATAATATACATATATAATATAAGGTTAAAATTGTAATGAATAATATTAATTTAAAATTTGAACATGGAAGGAGATTATTATGGAGAAAAGAGAAAAGAGGATAATAATATTGTCTTTATTAAGTGTATCAATTTTAATGAGTTTGGTAAGTATATATTCTATATTAAATAAAGAAGATATAAGTTTAATAGTTAAAGGGAAAGAGCAAAAAGTCTCTTCATTTAAAAAAACAGTTGAGGAACTTTTGGATGAACAGGGTGTGAAGTATAATTCTGAAGATAAAATTAATCCGAGTTTAGATACAGAATTAAAAGATGATATGAAAATAAAAGTTGTTAAGGTAATTAAAAGTAAAAAAGAAGAGTTTGAAAAAATTCCATTTGATACAAAACATGTAAATGATAGTAATTTGTTAAAGGGAAAATCTAAAGTTTATCAAGAAGGCAAAGAGGGAGAAAAAAAACTAGTCTATAATTTAACTTACCATGATGGAAAGTTAGTCAAAAAAGTCTTATCAAAAGAAGTAATATCTAAAGAGCCAACTGCAAAAATTATAAAATATGGAACTAAAGAAAAAGTACTAATTGCATCAAGAGGAGCAAATATAAGAGGAGGTAAACATATGAAAGTGGTTGCAACTGCATATGCAGGAGATACAATAACATCTACTGGTACAACTCCAAGATGGGGTGTTATTGCAGTTGACCCACGTGTAATACCATATGGAACAAAAGTATATATACCTAAGTTGGGTATGACTTTTGTGGCAGAAGATTGTGGAGGTGCAATTAAAGGTAATAGAATAGATATTTTTATGAATAGTGAAGGAAAAGCCTCAAATTGGGGAAGGAAAAGTATAGATATATATTTACATTAAATTAGTGAATAGAATAACTTTACTTGAAAGATAAAAAAGTATAAAATATGAATTAACTAAACTGTTAGATTATTCTTAAAACATAAAAATATATCTAAGGGGGGATAAGATGAAAATAGTCTGTTTAGGAGACAGTTTAACATATGGATTTGGAGTATCGCGAAGTAATTCATGGACAAACATTGTAAATAAAGAGACTCGATTAGAAATAGTAAATAAGGGTATAAATGGTGATACAACAAGT of Clostridioides sp. ES-S-0054-01 contains these proteins:
- a CDS encoding thioredoxin domain-containing protein yields the protein MKSSRKPNNLINEKSPYLLQHAYNPINWYSWNDEAFKKAKEEDKPIFLSVGYSTCHWCHVMEKESFEDEEVAEIMNRNFIAIKVDKEERPDIDSVYMTVCQAMTGSGGWPMTIIMTPDKKPFFAGTYFPKYSRYNRPGVIDLLENVSKKWDTSRDILIKSGDEIIEALKDDFELKNTEGNLSKEMLSSSVRVFKAIYDEKYGGFGNAPKFPSPQNLMFLMKYYSIEKDKDVLKMVEKTLDGMYRGGLFDHIGFGFSRYSTDKKWLAPHFEKMLYDNAMLTIAYLDAYKITKKELYKEIAIKTIDYVIREMKDKEGGFYSAQDADSEGEEGKFYTFNPLEIVEVLGEEDGTFFNNYFDITSSGNFEGKSIPNLIKNKEYERPNEKIANLSKKVFEYRKERTSLHKDDKILTSWNALMVVALAKAYSTLKSDTYLEYSNKCLDFINNNLVNESGRLLARYRDGSSDYLAYLDDYAFLIWAYIELYESTFNMKYLEKALNLNESCINLFWDYEKNGFYIYGKDSESLIARPKDLYDGAIPSGNSVQLYNLIRLAKITGDNKLEEISYKQLKLYVDNVKSSPTGYSFYMLSFMFELYSTKEIICILKEDSDLIAFKELISENFIPNTTFLVKKYNEEDTKIDFLNNYKLKNDKTSYYVCQNNSCSQPINDLQKLKDMILEVE
- a CDS encoding alpha/beta hydrolase; translated protein: MKCTNFTFKGEEGLDIYTYKWEDENIKNPKAVVQIAHGMAETAQRYETFAKELTKNGYIVYINDHRGHGKTAKTVENVGHLAEKEGFRCLVEDMYALTNIIKKENEDLPIYLFGHSMGSFASQRYIMDYSNNLSGLILCGSNGKQGIILNFAHMIINREIKKYGRHSRSNKINDLIFGGEIIKRNKKTKFDWLSRDKEQVEKYINDPFCGVVCSCGFFYDLVQGLKEIEDKENLKKVPLDIPIYIISGDKDPIGKNGKGVLRLRDRYIKLGVKDVACKLYKGGRHELLNEINKEEVFEDIICWLNNKIEKKVLQNDSLL
- a CDS encoding helix-turn-helix transcriptional regulator, which gives rise to MQIKIGKVIQNLRKERSLTQEQLAKFIGVSTPAVSKWESGNSYPDIELLPLLADFFNVSIDKLLNYKIDLSEEEVTKIYKELETVFARIEIDLSTEEPKEECRKDLESVKKLSNMYIEKYPKSYLLKLRICSLYQMYSYKFGKSELNNRVKETTNILEDIVRNTDDIQIKETALIILSNAYCMLNDYEKAELYLNMIYKPIGDTSVNLAMIYLKQNRLEEAEVLLQNKLFSNIFNVSMDCKGIINVYKNQYKELKKKLENRDSNKKAIEKEMEYIKNKLLGYANLSLEIKKMLSEDKGAFFSIYMDYMELSLIFLFFNMKEEAKKTLCSLKEILEKYPIHESLDVSQMRFFDKVESKNLYTFNIYTNLLIMFNDDSYNELREEAIFKAIIEKILEMEKLLKDKE
- a CDS encoding G5 domain-containing protein encodes the protein MEKREKRIIILSLLSVSILMSLVSIYSILNKEDISLIVKGKEQKVSSFKKTVEELLDEQGVKYNSEDKINPSLDTELKDDMKIKVVKVIKSKKEEFEKIPFDTKHVNDSNLLKGKSKVYQEGKEGEKKLVYNLTYHDGKLVKKVLSKEVISKEPTAKIIKYGTKEKVLIASRGANIRGGKHMKVVATAYAGDTITSTGTTPRWGVIAVDPRVIPYGTKVYIPKLGMTFVAEDCGGAIKGNRIDIFMNSEGKASNWGRKSIDIYLH